A single genomic interval of Lathyrus oleraceus cultivar Zhongwan6 chromosome 7, CAAS_Psat_ZW6_1.0, whole genome shotgun sequence harbors:
- the LOC127100441 gene encoding uncharacterized protein LOC127100441, translating to MALEWVVLGYAAAAEAIMVLLLTIPGLDALRKGLVAVTKNLLKPFLSVVPFCLFLLMDIYWKYETRPSCEADSCTPTEHLRHQKSIMKSQRNALLIAAALLFYWLLYSVTHLVVKIDLLNQRLERLKRTE from the coding sequence ATGGCGTTGGAATGGGTAGTGCTCGGGTACGCCGCCGCAGCAGAAGCGATAATGGTGCTTCTTCTCACCATCCCCGGCCTCGACGCTCTCCGTAAAGGTCTAGTCGCTGTCACCAAGAACCTTCTGAAACCGTTTCTTTCGGTGGTTCCGTTTTGCCTCTTTCTTCTCATGGACATTTACTGGAAGTACGAAACAAGGCCAAGCTGTGAAGCCGATTCTTGCACTCCGACGGAGCACCTCCGTCATCAGAAGTCGATTATGAAGAGTCAGCGTAACGCGCTTCTCATCGCCGCCGCGCTTCTCTTCTACTGGCTTTTGTATTCCGTTACTCATCTTGTTGTTAAGATCGATCTCCTTAACCAGCGTCTTGAGCGTCTCAAGAGGACTGAATGA